From the Candidatus Liberibacter asiaticus genome, the window AAGCTGTGGCATTGCACAAAAACAAATCAGCTTGATACAAATTCATTGTCTAAAAATCACGCCAGAAGAAGCTATAGAAATAAAAAAACAACTTATTTTTATCATTGAACAACTCAAGTTGGTTTCGCAAGATTCACGGGAAATGCTTGCATCTCTTGAAAAAATGCAAAAATCTTTCTGTCATTTAACGGGTATTAAAGAGTATGCAGTCGAAGCCTTGACCTTTCTCAATTGGTTGAATGAAGATAATTTCCAATTCATGGGCATGCGCTATCATCCTCTTGTAGCAGGACAAAAACAAGTAAAATTAGATCATGACATGCCAACAGAATTAGGAATCTTGAGGGATTCTAGTATTGTTGTTTTGGGTTTTGATCGTGTAACGCCAGCAACTCGTAGTTTTCCAGAAGGCAATGATTTTTTAATTATTACTAAATCTAATGTGATATCAGTTATATATCGTCGTACTTATATGGATCATATAGGGATTAAGCATTTTGATGAAAGAGGAAATCTTATAGGGGAGCTGCATGTTGTTGGATTTTTCACGCGATTAGTGTATTCGCAAAGAGCATCCAAGATTCCATTATTGCGTGAGAAAATTGTTAAAGTTCAAAATTTGCTTAATTTTCATCCTAACAGTCACTCAAGCCGTATGTTACAGAACACGTTGGAATTTTATCCAAGGGATGAGTTATTTCAAATTGATTCAACGCTTTTAGCGTCTTTTTGTGAACAAATTATTGATATTATGGATAGACCTCGTGTACGTGTTCTTCCTCGAATTGATCGTTTTAATCATTTTTTTTCGTCCCTTATTTATATACCTCGGGAATATTTTGATTCTTTTGTGCGGGAGAAGATTGGTAATTATTTATCCGAAGTCTGTGAGGGTCATGTAGCCTTTTATTCTAGCATTCTTGAAGAAGGATTGGTAAGAATTCATTTTGTAATAGTTCGTTCAGGTGGAGAAATATCTCATCCATCCCAAGAATCTCTTGAGGAAGGCGTTCGCTCTATTGTTGCATGCTGGGAAGATAAATTTTACAAAAGCGCTGGTGATGGAGTTCCGCGTTTTATATTTTCCCAGACGTTTCGAGATGTCTTTTCTCCTGAAAAGGCGGTAGAAGACTTACCCTACATTATCAGTTGTGCAGAAGGCAAAGAAAAGCTACGTGTGTGCTTTGAAAACAAAGAAGATGGGAAAGTGCAGATTAAGATTTTTCATGCTAGGGGTCCGTTTTCTTTGTCGAAACGTGTGCCACTGCTTGAAAATTTAGGCTTTACAGTCATTAGTGAGGATACGTTCGAAATTAAGATGCTAGCAGATGATGAAGAGCATCTGGTTGTCTTATATCAGATGGATTTAAGTCCTGCTACTATTGCGCGATTTGATCTTGTAGATCGTAGAGATGCTCTTGTCGAAGCTTTTAAATATATTTTTCACGAGAGAGTAGATAACGATTCCTTCAATCATTTGATCATGCTTACGGATTTACGTGTATATGAGATTAGCGTTTTACGCTCATATGCTCGATATCTCCGGCAAGCATCTGTTACATGGTCACAAAACTTTATTGCACGTGTTTTAAGTAAGAATCCTACAATCAGTCAATTGCTTTTTAGTCTTTTTCGCTACCGTTTTGATCCTAGTTTATCTGATCAAGAGCGAGGAGAAAATACTAAGAGAATTTTAGGGGAAATAGATTCTGCTTTGTTGAAAGTTCCCAGTTTAGATGATGATACTGTATTGCGTTCTTATGTGAATTTAATTTCTGGTACGCTGCGAACTAACTATTTTCAAAAAAATCAAGATGATATTGCGCTCGTCTTTAAATTTGATTCTCGTAAAATTAATAGTGTGGGTACAGATGAATTACACCGAGAGATTTTTGTTTATGGTGTTGAAGTTGAAGGGGTTCATCTAAGATGTGGAAAGATAGCACGAGGTGGTTTGCGTTGGTCTGATAGAGCGGCAGATTACCGTACAGAAGTTCTCGGATTGGTAAGAGCACAAAAAGTAAAGAATGCTGTCATTGTTCCTGTTGGTGCTAAAGGAGGGTTTTATCCTAAGAGATTGCCATCTGAAGGGCGTAGAGATGAAATAATTAAAATAGGGCGTGAAGCCTATAAGACTTATGTCCGTGCATTACTTTCCATAACGGATAATTTTGAAGGGCAGGAAATTATTCATCCGGATAATACTGTTTGTTTAGATGGCAATGATCCTTATTTTGTTGTTGCTGCGGATAAAGGGACAGCAACGTTTTCAGATACGGCGAATATCTTAGCTCAGGAGGCGAAATTTTGGTTAGATGATGCTTTCGCTTCGGGTGGATCAATGGGTTATGATCACAAAAAGATGGGGATCACTGCACGTGGTGCGTGGGAAACAGTAAAGAGACATTTTCGCGAGATGGATATTGATATTCAATCTACGCCTTTTACTGTTGCTGGCGTTGGCGATATGTCGGGAGATGTATTTGGAAACGGCATGCTTTTATCTAGGAAGATACAGCTTGTTGCTGCCTTTGATCATAGTGATATATTTATTGATCCAGATCCAAATTCGGAAACTACGTTTGATGAACGTAAGAGGCTTTTTGATTCCCCATCTTCAAGTTGGCAGGATTTCGATCGGAAAGTGTTGTCTAAGGGTGGAATGATTATTTCGCGAAAAGAGAAAGCAGTACAGTTGACTCCTGAAGCTGTAGCTGTCATAGGGATATCAAAACAGATAGCGACGCCTTCTGAGATTATTTCGGCAATTTTGATGGCTTCAGTAGACCTTTTATGGTTTGGAGGTATTGGAACTTATATTCGTGCACCTAGAGAAAATAATGCGGATATAGGGGATAAAGGCAATAATATATTGCGTGTAACTGCCGACAAGGTACGCGCAAAGGTTATAGGAGAAGGGGCTAATCTTGGGCTTACTCAACAAGCCCGAGTTGTTTATTCATTAAATGGTGGACGCATTAATTCTGATGCTATTGATAATTCAGGTGGCGTCAATTGCTCTGATCTAGAAGTCAATATAAAGATTGCATTAGCTTCAGCAATGCGTGATGGAAGGCTTACTTTAGAGAATCGTAATAAGCTTTTAAGTTCAATGACTTCTGAAGTAGTAGAGCTTGTTCTGCGTAATAATTATTTACAATCTTTAGCTATCTCTTTGGAATCACGCAAGGGCATGGCGATGATGTGGAATTTTGCGCAACTGATGAAGTTTTTGGGTAAAGAGGGGGCTCTTGATCGGGAACTGGAACATTTACCAAGCGTTGTGTCTTTCGAAGAACGTATCCGAGAGGAAGTTTCGCTTAGCCGTCCTGAAATCGCTATTTTGCTCGCATATGCTAAGCTTAAATTATCAGAACAATTATTAGACAGTACTCTCATAGATGATCCATTTTTCTTTAGCATATTATTGAGTTATTTTCCACGGCAGTTGAGTGAGTTATATTCGGAAGATATTATGAATCATCAATTACGTAGAGCAATTGTTGCAACAGTTCTAGCTAACGAAATTATTAATAAAGGGGGATCTTGTTTTGTAGTAAGCTTGGCTAAAGAGACTGGTTCTTCGACCGAAGATGTCATTCGTTCTGCCGTGATAGCGTACGCTGGTTATGAATTGGAATCTCTTTGGCAAGAAGTCGATAAGTTGGATAACCAAATTAGTGGAGAGCTACAGAATAAAATATATGAAGAGATTAGATTGATTTTTATTAATCTGACGCGTCTTCTCATAAAAAATGGAAAGTTTATTGGAGATATTGGTAACGCAGTCAAACGTCTTGTAACGGCATTCCATAAACTTAATAGTCTATTGCAAGAAAAGATACCAGTAGAATGGTTAGAGCGTTTTAACAATTGGGTGACGAATCTCACTAACAAAGGTTTTCCACCCGATCTTGCGGATAGAATTGTTCGTATGCAATTTTTAATGGTTGTCCCAGATTTAATTGATATATCAGAAACGTGTGATACGAGTCTATTAGTAGTGCTGGATATGTGGTCGGCTATTTCAGTGGGATTAGGTGTTGATAGATTGCTGTCTGTAGCTCACAACGTTGTTGTAGATGATCACTATGAGAATCTTGCGTTGTCGGCAGGTTTAGACTGGATGTATTCTGCGCGACGTGAGATGATTGTCAAGGCTATTACCACTGGTAGTTCTGTTGCTACTATTATGCAGAATGAGAAATGGAAAGAAGTTAAGGATCAGGTTTTTGATATTCTCTCTGTCGAAAAAGAAGTAACTGTTGCGCATATAACGGTAGCAACCCATCTTTTGTCAGGTTTTCTCTTGAAAATATAGGTTAGCACGGCGCTTTTCCGTAATGTTTGAGCAGGAAAATGTTTTTCCTTTGCTATATTACTTTAGATCATACTTGGGAATTTTTATTTTTTTGATGACATATCATCTCTGTCGATGCCTGTGATGCTAATAGGAATATTTTGTGAGTGAGGAGAGTTATGAACATGACTAACCACTTTGTAATATATGATTATGAAACGTTTGGCCGTGATGTTGCGTTGGATCGTCCTGCACAGTTTGCGGGTGTGCGTGTTGATCGGCAATGGGAGAAGATAGAGAGTACAGAAGTATTTTTTTGCAAGCCCGCTGATGATTATTTGCCGGATCCAGAGGCGGTATTTATTACGGGAATCACGCCACAAAAAGCATTGCGTGATGGTGTCGTAGAAGCTGAGTTTTCTCGACGCATTCATCAGTTTTTTAGTGTGCCCAATACCTGTATTATTGGGTACAATAACATCAGATTTGATGATTATTATAGCCGTAACATTTTCTATCGTAATTTTTATGACTCGTATCGTTGGAGCTGGGACAACGGAAATTCTCGATGGGATTTATTGGATGTTATGCGGGCTATTTATGCTTTCTCTCCTGATGGTATCCAATGGCCATCCAGAGATGATGGGGCTACAAGTTTTAAGCTTCAGGATTTGGCACTGGCAAATGGTATCGAACATGTCAATGCGCATGATGCAAAAGCGGATGTTTATGCTACTCTTGCATTAGTGTGGTTGATACGTGAGAAAAAGCCCAAATTATTTGAGTATTTGTACGATTATCGCAATAAAAATCAACTGAGAAAGTTAATTGATATCCAGAACATGACGCCATTAGTACATGTTTCGGGCATGTTTGGAGCTTCTCGGAGTAATACCGCTCTGATTGCTCCTGTAGCATGGCATCCTCGTTACAAGGATAGTGTAATCGGCTGTAACTTAAGTGGTGATATGCGAGTATTTCAGGATTTGGATAGCGTTCAACTAGCAAAACGATTATTTACAAGTCATGATGAATTAAAGGGTTTGGTTCCTGTCCCTATCAAAGAGGTGCATCTTAATAAATGCCCGATTCTTATGCCTATTGATTACTGTAAGAAAGAACACTTTGAGCGTTGGGGAATTGATCATAAACGTTGCTTAGAAAATTTAACATTATTGCGTCAACAAACTAATCTACGAGATAGATTCAAGGCGATATATAATAAGCCTTATACATCATCATCGCAAGACGTAGATTCTCAACTATATGATGGTTTTTTTGCAGATGTAGACCGTCAAATAATGGATCGTATACTTCGTACTGCACCGGAACAATTATCAACGTTAAATCTGCCATTCAGTGATCGGCGATTGCCTGAATTATTCTTTCGTTATAGAGCGCGCAATTTTCCCCATACACTAAGTGAAAAAGAGAAACAAGATTGGTTAGAGCATCGCAAGAAAATGCTCACGCGGTCTCGCATTGAAGAGTATAAAAATAAACTACAGAGTCTCAGTGGCGAATACAAAGGAGACGAAGGAAAAGAAGGGCTAATTAATGCGTTGTACGAATATCTTCAATGGGTTATTCCGAAGGAATAACAATTTTGTCTTGTGAAAACGAAATATATTGGTTGAAATGAGCATTTTTTTCTTGGAATAGAATAAAATGCTTGATTATTTGGTGCAATCTCAACATATTTCCTAGGTGGAGAGGTGGCCGAGTGGTTGAAGGCGCACCCCTGCTAAGGGTGTATACGGCAACGTATCGAGGGTTCGAATCCCTTTCTCTCCTCCATAAGTCAATCAATTTGCCAATTTATGCATCATCACTCAAATGTTTGT encodes:
- a CDS encoding NAD-glutamate dehydrogenase, whose protein sequence is MVISRDLKRSKIIGDVDIAIAILGLPSFSASAMFGEASIDDLEKYTPQMLALTSVVSYDIFAGWDHSSACCIDIREVEGINPSGISISIITVIVDNIPFLYQSIIGEIVARCRNLTMAVHPVFTKDKNCDWQLYSPESCGIAQKQISLIQIHCLKITPEEAIEIKKQLIFIIEQLKLVSQDSREMLASLEKMQKSFCHLTGIKEYAVEALTFLNWLNEDNFQFMGMRYHPLVAGQKQVKLDHDMPTELGILRDSSIVVLGFDRVTPATRSFPEGNDFLIITKSNVISVIYRRTYMDHIGIKHFDERGNLIGELHVVGFFTRLVYSQRASKIPLLREKIVKVQNLLNFHPNSHSSRMLQNTLEFYPRDELFQIDSTLLASFCEQIIDIMDRPRVRVLPRIDRFNHFFSSLIYIPREYFDSFVREKIGNYLSEVCEGHVAFYSSILEEGLVRIHFVIVRSGGEISHPSQESLEEGVRSIVACWEDKFYKSAGDGVPRFIFSQTFRDVFSPEKAVEDLPYIISCAEGKEKLRVCFENKEDGKVQIKIFHARGPFSLSKRVPLLENLGFTVISEDTFEIKMLADDEEHLVVLYQMDLSPATIARFDLVDRRDALVEAFKYIFHERVDNDSFNHLIMLTDLRVYEISVLRSYARYLRQASVTWSQNFIARVLSKNPTISQLLFSLFRYRFDPSLSDQERGENTKRILGEIDSALLKVPSLDDDTVLRSYVNLISGTLRTNYFQKNQDDIALVFKFDSRKINSVGTDELHREIFVYGVEVEGVHLRCGKIARGGLRWSDRAADYRTEVLGLVRAQKVKNAVIVPVGAKGGFYPKRLPSEGRRDEIIKIGREAYKTYVRALLSITDNFEGQEIIHPDNTVCLDGNDPYFVVAADKGTATFSDTANILAQEAKFWLDDAFASGGSMGYDHKKMGITARGAWETVKRHFREMDIDIQSTPFTVAGVGDMSGDVFGNGMLLSRKIQLVAAFDHSDIFIDPDPNSETTFDERKRLFDSPSSSWQDFDRKVLSKGGMIISRKEKAVQLTPEAVAVIGISKQIATPSEIISAILMASVDLLWFGGIGTYIRAPRENNADIGDKGNNILRVTADKVRAKVIGEGANLGLTQQARVVYSLNGGRINSDAIDNSGGVNCSDLEVNIKIALASAMRDGRLTLENRNKLLSSMTSEVVELVLRNNYLQSLAISLESRKGMAMMWNFAQLMKFLGKEGALDRELEHLPSVVSFEERIREEVSLSRPEIAILLAYAKLKLSEQLLDSTLIDDPFFFSILLSYFPRQLSELYSEDIMNHQLRRAIVATVLANEIINKGGSCFVVSLAKETGSSTEDVIRSAVIAYAGYELESLWQEVDKLDNQISGELQNKIYEEIRLIFINLTRLLIKNGKFIGDIGNAVKRLVTAFHKLNSLLQEKIPVEWLERFNNWVTNLTNKGFPPDLADRIVRMQFLMVVPDLIDISETCDTSLLVVLDMWSAISVGLGVDRLLSVAHNVVVDDHYENLALSAGLDWMYSARREMIVKAITTGSSVATIMQNEKWKEVKDQVFDILSVEKEVTVAHITVATHLLSGFLLKI
- the sbcB gene encoding exodeoxyribonuclease I gives rise to the protein MTNHFVIYDYETFGRDVALDRPAQFAGVRVDRQWEKIESTEVFFCKPADDYLPDPEAVFITGITPQKALRDGVVEAEFSRRIHQFFSVPNTCIIGYNNIRFDDYYSRNIFYRNFYDSYRWSWDNGNSRWDLLDVMRAIYAFSPDGIQWPSRDDGATSFKLQDLALANGIEHVNAHDAKADVYATLALVWLIREKKPKLFEYLYDYRNKNQLRKLIDIQNMTPLVHVSGMFGASRSNTALIAPVAWHPRYKDSVIGCNLSGDMRVFQDLDSVQLAKRLFTSHDELKGLVPVPIKEVHLNKCPILMPIDYCKKEHFERWGIDHKRCLENLTLLRQQTNLRDRFKAIYNKPYTSSSQDVDSQLYDGFFADVDRQIMDRILRTAPEQLSTLNLPFSDRRLPELFFRYRARNFPHTLSEKEKQDWLEHRKKMLTRSRIEEYKNKLQSLSGEYKGDEGKEGLINALYEYLQWVIPKE